One segment of Alnus glutinosa chromosome 2, dhAlnGlut1.1, whole genome shotgun sequence DNA contains the following:
- the LOC133859602 gene encoding nuclear transport factor 2-like isoform X1 — MALQTENPPAAPSAQLVGNAFVEQYYHILHHSPESVYRFYQDSSVLSRPDSNGVMTSVTTMQGINEKIISLDYKDYKAEIKTADAQKSFNDGVTVLVTGCLTGKDNLRRKFAQSFFLAPQDNGFFVLNDVFRYVEDDKPLDDHAVHGVDDVTTVPLTPDRVLFAEPIHISDPPATDPETSTVEEDQNVVEKSHDPSQHERLLAIEKEAVPQPKSHSNGNDVSTAVEPSSSPGQDDAPKKSYASIVRVTKGSSGLTKVYVPTNTIKAVPKTPENQSIGLVVPTSVLEASAPSSVGTPESSNTQEEVEGYSIYIRNLPLGVTVEQLDLEFKKFGPIKQGGIQVRNNKQQGYCFGFVEFHSLNSMNSAIQASPITIGGRKAVVEIKRTTTRVGSSGRGRFSSGRGSYRNDSFKSRGNYGGVRGFSRNEYGSWGDFSGRGRGSVGRGEGYQQGRGRGGRPSGPKQNVSS, encoded by the exons ATGGCTTTGCAAACAGAAAATCCTCCTGCTGCTCCCAGTGCCCAGTTGGTTGGAAACGCTTTTGTTGAGCAGTACTACCATATTCTTCACCACTCACCAGAATCGGTCTACAGATTCTATCAAGATTCAAGTGTGCTAAGCCGGCCTGATTCTAATGGTGTGATGACCTCAGTGACGACCATGCAA GGTATCAATGAGAAGATTATTTCCTTGGATTACAAGGACTATAAGGCAGAGATAAAGACTGCAGATGCTCAGAAGTCTTTCAACGATGGAGTAACTGTGTTAGTAACTGGATGTTTAACGGGCAAGGATAACTTGAGAAGGAAATTTGCACAATCATTTTTTCTTGCTCCACAAGACAATGGATTCTTTGTCCTTAATGATGTTTTTAGGTATGTGGAAGATGATAAACCATTGGATGACCATGCAGTTCATGGAGTTGATGATGTGACAACTGTCCCCTTAACCCCTGATCGAG TTTTGTTTGCAGAGCCGATTCATATTTCTGATCCTCCTGCAACAGATCCGGAAACTTCTACTGTAGAAGAGGATCAAAATGTTGTTGAGAAATCTCATGACCCATCCCAGCACGAGAGACTGTTGGCTATCGAAAAAGAGGCTGTTCCGCAACCTAAATCTCATTCAAATGGTAATGATGTTTCCACAGCTGTAGAGCCATCTTCTTCTCCAGGCCAAGATGATGCTCCCAAGAAATCTTATGCATCAATC GTTAGAGTAACAAAAGGGAGTTCCGGGCTTACTAAAGTTTATGTACCCACTAATACTATAAAGGCGGTTCCTAAAACACCGGAGAACCAGTCAATTGGGTTGGTGGTACCTACTTCAGTTCTTGAAGCATCAGCCCCAAGTAGCGTTGGTACCCCTGAAAGTAGCAATACTCAAGAGGAAG TAGAGGGCTACTCCATCTACATTCGAAATTTGCCCTTAGGCGTGACAGTTGAGCAGCTTGATTTGGAATTCAAGAAATTTGGACCTATCAAGCAAGGAGGTATCCAAGTCAGAAATAATAAG CAGCAGGGATACTGTTTTGGCTTTGTTGAATTTCATTCTTTGAACTCCATGAATAGTGCAATCCAG GCTTCACCGATCACCATTGGGGGGCGTAAGGCTGTTGTTGAAATAAAGAGAACCACCACTCGAG TTGGTAGTAGTGGAAGAGGTAGGTTTTCTTCTGGAAGGGGAAGTTATCGTAATGACAGCTTCAAGAGCCGTGGGAATTATGGAGGTGTCCGGGGTTTTAGTAGAAACGAGTATGGAAGCTGGGGTGATTTCTCTGGTCGAGGTAGGGGTTCTGTTGGGCGTGGTGAAGGTTATCAGCAAGGCAGAGGAAGAGGAGGCCGTCCCAGTGGACCAAAGCAAAATGTTTCCTCATGA
- the LOC133859602 gene encoding nuclear transport factor 2-like isoform X3 yields the protein MALQTENPPAAPSAQLVGNAFVEQYYHILHHSPESVYRFYQDSSVLSRPDSNGVMTSVTTMQGINEKIISLDYKDYKAEIKTADAQKSFNDGVTVLVTGCLTGKDNLRRKFAQSFFLAPQDNGFFVLNDVFRYVEDDKPLDDHAVHGVDDVTTVPLTPDREPIHISDPPATDPETSTVEEDQNVVEKSHDPSQHERLLAIEKEAVPQPKSHSNGNDVSTAVEPSSSPGQDDAPKKSYASIVRVTKGSSGLTKVYVPTNTIKAVPKTPENQSIGLVVPTSVLEASAPSSVGTPESSNTQEEVEGYSIYIRNLPLGVTVEQLDLEFKKFGPIKQGGIQVRNNKQQGYCFGFVEFHSLNSMNSAIQASPITIGGRKAVVEIKRTTTRVGSSGRGRFSSGRGSYRNDSFKSRGNYGGVRGFSRNEYGSWGDFSGRGRGSVGRGEGYQQGRGRGGRPSGPKQNVSS from the exons ATGGCTTTGCAAACAGAAAATCCTCCTGCTGCTCCCAGTGCCCAGTTGGTTGGAAACGCTTTTGTTGAGCAGTACTACCATATTCTTCACCACTCACCAGAATCGGTCTACAGATTCTATCAAGATTCAAGTGTGCTAAGCCGGCCTGATTCTAATGGTGTGATGACCTCAGTGACGACCATGCAA GGTATCAATGAGAAGATTATTTCCTTGGATTACAAGGACTATAAGGCAGAGATAAAGACTGCAGATGCTCAGAAGTCTTTCAACGATGGAGTAACTGTGTTAGTAACTGGATGTTTAACGGGCAAGGATAACTTGAGAAGGAAATTTGCACAATCATTTTTTCTTGCTCCACAAGACAATGGATTCTTTGTCCTTAATGATGTTTTTAGGTATGTGGAAGATGATAAACCATTGGATGACCATGCAGTTCATGGAGTTGATGATGTGACAACTGTCCCCTTAACCCCTGATCGAG AGCCGATTCATATTTCTGATCCTCCTGCAACAGATCCGGAAACTTCTACTGTAGAAGAGGATCAAAATGTTGTTGAGAAATCTCATGACCCATCCCAGCACGAGAGACTGTTGGCTATCGAAAAAGAGGCTGTTCCGCAACCTAAATCTCATTCAAATGGTAATGATGTTTCCACAGCTGTAGAGCCATCTTCTTCTCCAGGCCAAGATGATGCTCCCAAGAAATCTTATGCATCAATC GTTAGAGTAACAAAAGGGAGTTCCGGGCTTACTAAAGTTTATGTACCCACTAATACTATAAAGGCGGTTCCTAAAACACCGGAGAACCAGTCAATTGGGTTGGTGGTACCTACTTCAGTTCTTGAAGCATCAGCCCCAAGTAGCGTTGGTACCCCTGAAAGTAGCAATACTCAAGAGGAAG TAGAGGGCTACTCCATCTACATTCGAAATTTGCCCTTAGGCGTGACAGTTGAGCAGCTTGATTTGGAATTCAAGAAATTTGGACCTATCAAGCAAGGAGGTATCCAAGTCAGAAATAATAAG CAGCAGGGATACTGTTTTGGCTTTGTTGAATTTCATTCTTTGAACTCCATGAATAGTGCAATCCAG GCTTCACCGATCACCATTGGGGGGCGTAAGGCTGTTGTTGAAATAAAGAGAACCACCACTCGAG TTGGTAGTAGTGGAAGAGGTAGGTTTTCTTCTGGAAGGGGAAGTTATCGTAATGACAGCTTCAAGAGCCGTGGGAATTATGGAGGTGTCCGGGGTTTTAGTAGAAACGAGTATGGAAGCTGGGGTGATTTCTCTGGTCGAGGTAGGGGTTCTGTTGGGCGTGGTGAAGGTTATCAGCAAGGCAGAGGAAGAGGAGGCCGTCCCAGTGGACCAAAGCAAAATGTTTCCTCATGA
- the LOC133859602 gene encoding nuclear transport factor 2-like isoform X2: protein MALQTENPPAAPSAQLVGNAFVEQYYHILHHSPESVYRFYQDSSVLSRPDSNGVMTSVTTMQGINEKIISLDYKDYKAEIKTADAQKSFNDGVTVLVTGCLTGKDNLRRKFAQSFFLAPQDNGFFVLNDVFRYVEDDKPLDDHAVHGVDDVTTVPLTPDRVLFAEPIHISDPPATDPETSTVEEDQNVVEKSHDPSQHERLLAIEKEAVPQPKSHSNGNDVSTAVEPSSSPGQDDAPKKSYASIVRVTKGSSGLTKVYVPTNTIKAVPKTPENQSIGLVVPTSVLEASAPSSVGTPESSNTQEEEGYSIYIRNLPLGVTVEQLDLEFKKFGPIKQGGIQVRNNKQQGYCFGFVEFHSLNSMNSAIQASPITIGGRKAVVEIKRTTTRVGSSGRGRFSSGRGSYRNDSFKSRGNYGGVRGFSRNEYGSWGDFSGRGRGSVGRGEGYQQGRGRGGRPSGPKQNVSS, encoded by the exons ATGGCTTTGCAAACAGAAAATCCTCCTGCTGCTCCCAGTGCCCAGTTGGTTGGAAACGCTTTTGTTGAGCAGTACTACCATATTCTTCACCACTCACCAGAATCGGTCTACAGATTCTATCAAGATTCAAGTGTGCTAAGCCGGCCTGATTCTAATGGTGTGATGACCTCAGTGACGACCATGCAA GGTATCAATGAGAAGATTATTTCCTTGGATTACAAGGACTATAAGGCAGAGATAAAGACTGCAGATGCTCAGAAGTCTTTCAACGATGGAGTAACTGTGTTAGTAACTGGATGTTTAACGGGCAAGGATAACTTGAGAAGGAAATTTGCACAATCATTTTTTCTTGCTCCACAAGACAATGGATTCTTTGTCCTTAATGATGTTTTTAGGTATGTGGAAGATGATAAACCATTGGATGACCATGCAGTTCATGGAGTTGATGATGTGACAACTGTCCCCTTAACCCCTGATCGAG TTTTGTTTGCAGAGCCGATTCATATTTCTGATCCTCCTGCAACAGATCCGGAAACTTCTACTGTAGAAGAGGATCAAAATGTTGTTGAGAAATCTCATGACCCATCCCAGCACGAGAGACTGTTGGCTATCGAAAAAGAGGCTGTTCCGCAACCTAAATCTCATTCAAATGGTAATGATGTTTCCACAGCTGTAGAGCCATCTTCTTCTCCAGGCCAAGATGATGCTCCCAAGAAATCTTATGCATCAATC GTTAGAGTAACAAAAGGGAGTTCCGGGCTTACTAAAGTTTATGTACCCACTAATACTATAAAGGCGGTTCCTAAAACACCGGAGAACCAGTCAATTGGGTTGGTGGTACCTACTTCAGTTCTTGAAGCATCAGCCCCAAGTAGCGTTGGTACCCCTGAAAGTAGCAATACTCAAGAGGAAG AGGGCTACTCCATCTACATTCGAAATTTGCCCTTAGGCGTGACAGTTGAGCAGCTTGATTTGGAATTCAAGAAATTTGGACCTATCAAGCAAGGAGGTATCCAAGTCAGAAATAATAAG CAGCAGGGATACTGTTTTGGCTTTGTTGAATTTCATTCTTTGAACTCCATGAATAGTGCAATCCAG GCTTCACCGATCACCATTGGGGGGCGTAAGGCTGTTGTTGAAATAAAGAGAACCACCACTCGAG TTGGTAGTAGTGGAAGAGGTAGGTTTTCTTCTGGAAGGGGAAGTTATCGTAATGACAGCTTCAAGAGCCGTGGGAATTATGGAGGTGTCCGGGGTTTTAGTAGAAACGAGTATGGAAGCTGGGGTGATTTCTCTGGTCGAGGTAGGGGTTCTGTTGGGCGTGGTGAAGGTTATCAGCAAGGCAGAGGAAGAGGAGGCCGTCCCAGTGGACCAAAGCAAAATGTTTCCTCATGA
- the LOC133859603 gene encoding ninja-family protein AFP3-like: MGQAEDIGSRDLQQMSMQMSNLPRDLSRKLVSGNHFPRKFEEPREDMEELELSLGLSLNGRFGVDPLRAQHLIRSSSIPDFANPGRNKDAACVVPMACAPLIRTCSLPTETEEWRKRKELQTLRRMEAKRKRSEKQKNSKAGRDRNRDICVEEGCEEDRKVESGDGNCQKEQRVKVLNEFLCSVAPTRGVSGGRGGCGVEFNGENGNGLDCGDLEEVPQPPPLSQGSIGSQGSGSSGISESDSQPALARMNKCVEARNPQSSPECEQKPAVYTGTTINGKSNKFAAVVAQNQSNKPRDADKGAKDIVRNVLEGMPSVSTRGDGPNGKRIEGFLYRYRKGEEVRIVCVCHGNFLSPAEFVKHAGGGDVAHPLKHIVVNPTPFL; the protein is encoded by the exons atgggACAAGCTGAGGATATTGGAAGCAGAGACCTCCAACAAATGTCCATGCAAATGAGCAATCTTCCGAGAGATCTGTCGCGGAAACTTGTCTCTGGGAACCATTTTCCTCGAAAATTCGAAGAACCAAGAGAAGATATGGAGGAGCTTGAGCTAAGCCTCGGGCTCTCATTGAATGGCCGGTTTGGTGTAGACCCTTTAAGAGCCCAGCACCTCATAAGGTCGTCCTCGATACCGGACTTTGCGAACCCGGGGAGAAACAAAGACGCGGCGTGTGTGGTGCCTATGGCTTGCGCACCGCTCATAAGGACCTGTTCTTTGCCTACGGAGACAGAGGAGTGGAGGAAGAGGAAGGAGTTGCAGACACTGAGGAGAATGGAGGCGAAGCGGAAGCGGTCAGAGAAGCAGAAGAATTCGAAGGCGGGGAGGGATCGGAACCGGGATATTTGTGTGGAAGAGGGCTGTGAGGAGGATAGGAAGGTGGAGAGTGGGGATGGGAATTGTCAGAAAGAGCAGCGTGTGAAGGTATTGAATGAGTTTTTGTGCTCGGTGGCGCCGACTCGGGGGGTTTCTGGTGGTAGAGGAGGTTGTGGTGTTGAATTTAATGGTGAAAATGGGAATGGGTTGGATTGTGGTGATCTGGAGGAGGTACCACAACCACCACCATTATCACAGGGGTCAATTGGTTCCCAAGGAAGTGGGTCTTCTGGGATTTCGGAATCTGATAGCCAGCCAGCTCTAG CAAGAATGAACAAATGCGTAGAAGCGAGAAATCCTCAGTCTTCACCAGAATGTGAGCAGAAACCAGCAGTCTACACCGGGACGACGATCAATGGAAAATCAAACAAGTTTGCTGCAGTGGTGGCACAGAATCAGTCTAATAAACCAAGGGATGCTGACAAGGGAGCTAAGGATATTGTGAGGAATGTGTTGGAAGGTATGCCTAGCGTGTCTACGAGGGGTGACGGCCCCAATGGGAAAAGGATAGAAGGTTTTCTTTACAGATATAGGAAGGGTGAGGAAGTGAGGATAGTGTGTGTTTGTCACGGCAACTTTCTATCTCCTGCCGAGTTTGTCAAGCATGCTGGTGGCGGTGATGTGGCACACCCCCTAAAACATATAGTAGTTAACCCTACTCCCTTTTTGTAA
- the LOC133859604 gene encoding LRR receptor-like serine/threonine-protein kinase RPK2, translating to MGSSSSSSSSVIKWHSFHRPMSPVLLLKLLLLWAFYLSQSGVVFADSDKSVLLQWKTSVSDPSGLLSSWDSGSSGHCSWFGVSCDSNSRVVSLNVTGNGLEGNSCSDFAKFPLYGFGIRRNCLNSRGKLVGKLLPVIAELSELRILSLPFNGFDGEIPGEIWGMEKLEVLDLEGNSVTGSVPVQFVGLRNLRVLNLGFNRIVGEIPSSLSNCVSLEILNLAGNDLNGTVPGFVGGLTGVYLPFNRLTGQVPSEIGEKCRKLEHLDLSDNVLVGEIPRSLGNCGQLQSLLLYSNLLEEAIPAELGQLQKLQVLDVSRNSLSGLIPSALGNCSELSVLVLSNLFDPHLRVNDTTRDSSREQVGTVNDDFNFLEGTIPVEITMLPKLRVLWAPRATLEGSFPSSWGVCENLEMMNLAQNYFTGEFSDGLSRCKKLHFLDISSNRLTGELVDKLPVPCMTVFDVSGNALSGTIPKFSESTCRPVPFSNGSPPERGSDPSSLYLSFFTSKAQVGTPQSLGEDGGLAVFHNFRHNNFTGTIQSMPIAAERLGKQTVYTFLAGENRLTGPFPGALFEKCEGLDALIVNVSNNKIHGQFPAEFGTRCKSLQFFDASANGITGPIPPSFRELVSLVTLNLSWNLLLGQIPSNLSEIRNLKHLSLAGNNLTGFIPSSLGQLQYLEELDLSSNSLTGEIPKDLGNLKHLTVLLLNNNNLSGQIPSGLANVTTLSAFNVSFNNLSGSLPLNGSLIKCSSALGNPHLRSCQMSSLTSPSSDLQGADGNSNSVTAAQPSQESRNSGFNSIEIASITSASAIVSVLLALIVLFFYTRKWNPKSKVTGSVRKEVTVFTDIGVPLTFDNVVRATVNFNASNCIGNGGFGATYKAEISPSVLVAIKRLSVGRFQGVQQFDAEIKTLGRLRHPNLVTLIGYHASETEMFLIYNYLPGGNLEKFIQERSTRAVDWRILHKIALDISRALAYLHDQCVPRVLHRDVKPSNILLDDDFNAYLSDFGLARLLGTSETHATTGVAGTFGYVAPEYAMTCRVSDKADVYSYGVVLLELLSDKKALDPSFSPYGNGFNIVAWACMLLRQGRAKEFFTAGLWDAGPHDDLVEVLHLAVVCTVDSLSTRPTMKQVVRRLKQLQPPSC from the coding sequence ATgggttcctcttcttcttcttcctcttcagtGATCAAATGGCACTCTTTTCACAGACCCATGTCTCCCGTGCTCCTACTGAAGCTCTTGCTGTTGTGGGCCTTCTATCTTTCTCAAAGTGGAGTCGTTTTCGCTGATTCGGACAAATCGGTGCTCCTCCAGTGGAAGACCTCGGTCTCAGACCCTTCAGGCTTGCTCTCGAGCTGGGACTCCGGAAGTTCAGGTCACTGCTCGTGGTTCGGCGTCTCCTGCGACTCGAATTCCCGCGTCGTTTCGCTAAACGTGACCGGGAATGGCCTCGAAGGTAATTCGTGTTCCGATTTCGCAAAATTTCCGCTTTATGGTTTTGGGATTAGGAGGAACTGTTTGAATAGTAGAGGAAAGTTGGTTGGGAAATTGTTGCCTGTGATTGCTGAGCTTAGTGAGCTTAGGATTTTATCGCTTCCCTTTAATGGTTTTGATGGAGAAATTCCTGGTGAAATTTGGGGCATGGAGAAGCTTGAGGTTCTTGATCTAGAGGGAAATTCAGTAACTGGGTCGGTGCCGGTTCAGTTTGTGGGTTTGAGGAATTTGCGCGTTCTTAATCTCGGGTTTAATAGGATTGTGGGGGAGATACCGAGCTCGCTTTCAAATTGTGTGAGCTTAGAGATCTTGAATTTAGCAGGGAACGATTTGAACGGGACGGTACCAGGGTTTGTTGGTGGGTTGACGGGGGTGTATTTGCCGTTTAATCGGCTTACTGGGCAGGTTCCTAGTGAGATTGGGGAGAAGTGTCGGAAGCTTGAGCATCTGGACTTGTCTGATAATGTCTTGGTCGGTGAAATTCCGAGGAGTTTGGGGAATTGTGGTCAGTTGCAGTCGCTTTTGTTGTATTCAAATTTGTTGGAAGAGGCTATTCCGGCTGAGCTAGGTCAGCTTCAGAAGCTTCAAGTGCTGGATGTTTCAAGGAATAGCTTAAGCGGTCTGATACCTTCTGCGCTTGGCAATTGTTCTGAATTGTCTGTTCTAGTGCTATCAAATCTGTTTGATCCACATCTGAGAGTTAATGATACAACCAGGGACTCTTCGCGGGAGCAAGTGGGTACGgtgaatgatgattttaattttttggaaggCACGATTCCTGTGGAAATCACAATGCTTCCTAAGTTGAGAGTATTATGGGCACCAAGGGCAACTCTTGAGGGCTCATTCCCGAGCAGTTGGGGTGTTTGCGAGAACTTAGAGATGATGAATTTGGCTCAGAATTATTTCACTGGGGAATTTTCTGATGGGCTTAGTCGCTGCAAGAAGCTGCATTTTCTAGACATAAGCTCAAACAGGCTTACTGGGGAACTTGTTGACAAACTTCCAGTTCCTTGTATGACTGTGTTTGATGTCAGTGGGAATGCCTTGTCGGGTACAATACCTAAATTTTCTGAAAGCACTTGCCGTCCTGTTCCTTTCTCAAATGGAAGTCCTCCTGAACGTGGGAGTGATCCATCTTCTTTGTATCTATCATTTTTCACTTCTAAAGCCCAAGTTGGAACTCCTCAATCACTTGGAGAAGATGGTGGTCTTGCTGTATTTCACAATTTTAGGCACAATAACTTTACTGGCACTATCCAGTCTATGCCAATTGCAGCTGAAAGATTGGGAAAGCAAACAGTTTACACATTTCTTGCTGGGGAAAACAGGCTCACCGGACCATTTCCTGGTGCCTTATTTGAGAAGTGCGAAGGGTTGGATGCACTGATTGTCAATGTTAGCAACAATAAAATACATGGTCAATTTCCTGCTGAATTTGGTACAAGGTGCAaatctcttcaattttttgatGCATCTGCAAATGGAATTACTGGACCCATTCCCCCCAGTTTCAGGGAGTTGGTGTCCCTTGTTACCCTTAACTTGAGTTGGAACCTGTTGCTTGGTCAAATACCTTCCAATCTCAGTGAGATAAGGAACCTGAAGCATCTCTCTTTGGCTGGTAATAATCTCACTGGCTTCATTCCTTCTAGCTTGGGGCAGTTGCAGTATTTGGAAGAGCTGGACCTTTCATCAAACTCTCTCACTGGGGAAATTCCAAAAGATCTTGGAAACTTGAAACACCTGACTGTTCTTCTGCTTAACAACAATAATCTCTCCGGGCAGATTCCTTCTGGTTTGGCCAATGTAACCACGCTCTCAGCATTCAATGTTTCCTTCAATAATTTGTCTGGGTCACTGCCATTGAATGGTAGCTTGATAAAATGCAGTAGTGCTCTTGGTAATCCACATCTACGGTCTTGCCAGATGTCTTCTCTGACATCGCCATCTTCAGATCTGCAAGGAGCGGATGGCAACTCAAATTCTGTTACTGCTGCTCAACCATCCCAAGAAAGTCGGAATAGTGGTTTCAATTCAATTGAGATAGCATCCATAACATCTGCATCAGCCATTGTCTCAGTTCTTCTTGCTCTGATTGTGCTATTCTTCTATACCCGAAAGTGGAACCCAAAGTCCAAAGTTACTGGGTCTGTCAGGAAGGAAGTAACTGTATTTACTGACATTGGGGTTCCATTGACCTTTGACAATGTTGTGCGGGCCACAGTGAATTTCAATGCTAGCAACTGCATCGGGAATGGAGGTTTTGGGGCAACCTACAAGGCAGAGATCTCACCTAGCGTTCTAGTGGCAATAAAACGGCTTTCAGTTGGACGTTTCCAGGGGGTTCAACAGTTCGATGCAGAAATTAAAACCCTTGGCAGGCTCCGTCATCCAAATCTTGTAACTTTGATTGGTTATCATGCCAGTGAAACAGAGATGTTCCTTATCTATAATTATTTGCCAGGTGGTAATTTGGAAAAGTTCATCCAGGAAAGATCCACAAGGGCAGTGGACTGGAGGATACTTCACAAGATTGCACTGGATATATCCCGTGCACTTGCCTACTTACATGATCAGTGCGTACCGCGTGTCCTTCATCGCGACGTGAAGCCCAGCAATATCTTGTTGGATGATGATTTCAATGCTTATCTGTCTGACTTTGGATTGGCCAGGCTTTTGGGAACTTCAGAAACCCACGCTACCACTGGTGTGGCTGGAACTTTTGGATATGTTGCTCCAGAGTATGCAATGACTTGCCGTGTTTCCGATAAGGCTGATGTGTACAGTTATGGTGTGGTGCTTCTTGAGTTACTCTCAGACAAGAAAGCTCTGGATCCTTCATTTTCCCCATATGGGAATGGTTTCAACATTGTTGCTTGGGCATGTATGCTCCTGCGACAGGGCCGTGCAAAGGAGTTCTTTACTGCAGGGTTATGGGATGCAGGTCCCCATGATGATTTAGTAGAAGTTTTACACTTGGCAGTTGTGTGTACGGTTGACTCTCTCTCTACCAGGCCTACAATGAAGCAAGTTGTACGGCGGCTGAAGCAACTTCAACCCCCATCATGTTAA